One window of Hydractinia symbiolongicarpus strain clone_291-10 chromosome 3, HSymV2.1, whole genome shotgun sequence genomic DNA carries:
- the LOC130637011 gene encoding malonyl-[acyl-carrier protein] O-methyltransferase-like, giving the protein MTSSKNAVDYRNYNHIVQKELFTKLITELDIKPGFRCLDIGCGPGNFTKLLVDCVGQDGYVLGIDPDEDRINLAKITYTDFPNLEFLCVKAQDMPTDLQKFDVVFSSCVMHFLTNVEKWRTFENVFKTLTSQGTFSFGCPLEIPAAIKEVYRHVEDQNIVPFFVNSEQPTVKIYEQKLTEVGFKVMKINVVENTFVFQTLDQYLVWLSASVKSEIDIIELCRKHENHLNLERNKNGEYLLKNHYVFVYAQKA; this is encoded by the coding sequence atgacgtcatcgaaaaatgCTGTCGATTATAGAAATTACAATCACATCGTCCAGAAAGAATTATTCACAAAATTGATCACCGAACTGGACATAAAACCTGGGTTCAGATGTCTTGACATTGGCTGTGGACCTGGTAATTTTACTAAACTTTTAGTTGATTGTGTGGGACAAGATGGATATGTTCTTGGTATTGATCCTGATGAAGACAGAATAAATCTTGCGAAAATAACATACACTGATTTTCCTAACTTAGAATTTTTGTGTGTAAAAGCTCAAGACATGCCAACTGATCTACAAAAGTTTGATGTTGTCTTTTCAAGCTGTGTAATGCATTTCTTAACAAACGTAGAGAAATGGAGAACATTTGAGAATGTTTTTAAGACACTTACATCTCAGGGTACCTTTAGTTTCGGTTGCCCATTAGAAATACCTGCCGCTATAAAAGAGGTTTATCGTCACGTAGAAGACCAAAATATCGTACCTTTTTTCGTGAATTCAGAACAACCAACGGTTAAAATATACGAACAAAAGTTAACAGAAGTTGGCTTCAAGGTTATGAAAATAAATGTTGTAGAGAACACgtttgtttttcaaactttGGATCAATATTTAGTGTGGCTGAGCGCATCGGTGAAATCGGAAATTGACATTATTGAGTTGTGTCGCAAACATGAAAATCATTTGAATTtggaaagaaacaaaaatggaGAATACTTGTTAAAGAACCATTACGTTTTTGTTTATGCGCAAAAAGCTTAA
- the LOC130635473 gene encoding uncharacterized protein LOC130635473, producing MQNIIQLFSKLRLALEKGFDPNFVLKPKQIICFEQLINGNDAVLPTGYGKSILYRLLPFVMPLQKKRNIVIVVSPLNAIIEDQQKILSQRGVEVATLTYEREECTEDLFAHLNTEDPVEPNFKVSHEIKNGDIDFLFGHPEAFLSHTGRNLLKSKIYQDNVVACVVDEAHCVELWGLEFRKSFQDLVVLNTIFQDRPMLALTATAGDKMISKIIKDLSLQNCKIVKASPNRRNVFLSVKKRLPNNYGVKSYEQILLPIPTELNETRQDYPITIIYMGLKYCENFEECNPLCKSDRQTHGTGVLLYRLVDKARGKIH from the exons ATGCAAAATATAATACAACTTTTTTCCAAACTTCGACTTGCTCTAGAGAAAGGTTTTGACCCAAATTTTGTGTTAAAGCCCAAACAAATCATTTGCTTTGAACAACTAATTAATGGAAACGATGCGGTTTTGCCTACTGGATATGGGAAATCCATTTTGTACCGGTTACTTCCTTTTGTAATGCCTTTACAGAAGAAAAGAAACATAGTGATTGTTGTTAGCCCTCTCAACGCTATCATTGAGgatcaacaaaaaattttgaGCCAAAGAGGTGTAGAAGTTGCTACACTTACTTATGAAAGGGAAGAATGTACAGAAGATCTTTTTGCACATTTGAATACGGAAGATCCTGTCGaaccaaatttcaaagtttcacatgaaataaaaaatggagatattgattttttatttggaCATCCAGAAGCATTTTTGTCACACACAGGAAGAAATTtactaaaatcaaaaatttatcaGGATAATGTTGTTGCATGTGTAGTAGACGAGGCACATTGTGTGGAATTGTG GGGACTGGAATTTAGAAAAAGCTTTCAAGATTTGGTTGTCTTAAACACCATCTTTCAAGATCGCCCTATGCTTGCATTAACCGCAACTGCGGGAGATAAAATGATTTCCAAAATTATAAAAGACTTATCTCTACAGAACTGCAAAATTGTAAAAGCCTCACCAAATCGTAGAAATGTGTTTCTAAGTGTAAAAAAACGACTTCCAAACAACTATGGTGTAAAAAGTTATGAACAAATTCTATTACCAATACCAACAGAATTAAACGAAACAAGACAAGATTACCCTATCACAATTATATATATGGGTTTAAAATATtgtgaaaattttgaagaatgtaatccactttgcaaaagtgacagacaaacacacggaactggcgtattattatatagactagtcgataaagcccgtggaaaaatccactaa